One genomic region from Myripristis murdjan chromosome 7, fMyrMur1.1, whole genome shotgun sequence encodes:
- the rnf41 gene encoding E3 ubiquitin-protein ligase NRDP1, which produces MGYDVARFQGEVDEDLLCPICSGVLEEPVQAPHCEHAFCNACITQWFAQQQICPVDRTVVTLAHLRPVPRIMRNMLSKLQISCDNAGFGCTATLRLDQLQSHLKDCEHNPKRPVNCEEGCGLEMPKDELPNHNCIKHLRSVVQQQQTKISELEKTVAEHKHQLGEQKRDIQLLKAYMRAIRSANPNLQNLEESIEYNEILEWVNSMQPARVTRWGGMISTPDAVLQAVIKRSLIDSGCPLSIVNDLIENAHERNWPQGLATLETRQMNRRYYENYVAKRIPGKQAVVVMACENQHMGEDMILEPGLVMIFAHGVEEIL; this is translated from the exons ATGGGGTACGACGTCGCCAGGTTCCAAGGGGAGGTGGATGAAGACCTGCTGTGCCCCATATGTAGTGGGGTGCTAGAAGAACCCGTGCAG GCTCCACACTGTGAGCATGCTTTCTGCAATGCCTGCATCACACAGTGGTTTGCCCAGCAACAGATTTGTCCTGTTGACCGGACAGTAGTGACGCTAGCCCACCTCCGGCCTGTGCCCCGCATCATGCGCAACATGCTGTCCAAGCTTCAGATCAGCTGTGACAATGCTGGTTTTGGCTGTACAGCCACACTGCGTCTGGATCAGCTACAGTCACATCTCAAGGACTGTGAGCACAACCCCAAAAGGCCTGTCAACTGTGAGGAGGGCTGTGG ACTAGAGATGCCTAAAGACGAGTTGCCCAACCATAACTGCATCAAGCACCTGAGGAGtgtggtgcagcagcagcaaaccaAGATTTCAgaacttgagaaaactgtggCAGAGCATAAGCACCAGCTGGGAGAACAA AAGCGGGACATTCAGCTGCTAAAGGCCTACATGAGAGCGATCCGCAGTGCGAACCCTAACCTGCAGAACCTGGAGGAGAGCATTGAGTACAACGAGATCCTGGA GTGGGTGAACTCCATGCAGCCTGCCAGAGTGACGCGCTGGGGCGGCATGATCTCAACTCCTGACGCTGTGCTCCAGGCAGTCATCAAACGCTCCCTCATCGACAGCGGCTGCCCTCTCTCCATCGTCAACGACCTGATCGAGAACGCCCACGAGCGCAACTGGCCGCAGGGCCTGGCCACGCTCGAGACGAGGCAGATGAACAGGCGCTACTATGAGAACTACGTTGCTAAGCGCATCCCTGGCAAACAGGCGGTGGTGGTGATGGCGTGTGAGAATCAGCACATGGGGGAGGATATGATCCTGGAGCCGGGGTTGGTCATGATCTTCGCACACGGCGTGGAGGAGATCTTATAA